The Trichomycterus rosablanca isolate fTriRos1 chromosome 19, fTriRos1.hap1, whole genome shotgun sequence region GTGGATTTTatcattttttgtattatttctggccaaaagtatgaggacaaaACTCCTAATTATTAAGCTGATTATTATGAGTGTTTTAgttacacccattgctaacagggcaataatattactatataatataaactagtatactgtatatactatataatataaaccttCCAACATTGTGGCTACAGtatggggaaggccctttcttgttAGGGCAAGACATAGTTTGATGCGTTTTGGTatagaggaactccagtgtcaTGCAAAAAGCCATGACCATAactccactgaacacctttgggatggattggaacactgattgcaagccaggcttgTATGTCCTACATCAGTGAAAAGCTCCTCAAATGCTCTTTTGCAGAATGGGCATAAATTCCACCAGACATACTACAAAATGTTGTGGAAAAAAAGACTTGTTTAGCCACAACTATATATAAGTTTTGGAGTATTCCTTTGAATATGACACAGTACAAATAGTATATTTCATTGCTGCTCACATGCTTTTGGAGCATCTCTAAGACTTTTATGTGTGACCGTCAGAGTCCAGATTCGGTCCTGAGTCGGCAGTGAGACAAATCTGGCCCACAGATCATTCTGGACACCTGAGAGAGGAAGAGAAAAATGAACAATTACAATGACTTAATATTACATTAGGACACCCCTGATCCAATTTCATGTTCCATTGGTTTTAAATAAGTTAATACATCCtatacataaaacaaacttCTGCAGATTTAATGCtcaattactgtttatttgcttcatacaaaatcatttttttccACATTTGTTAAATTAAGCATATAGATTTAAAGAAACGTCATGTTCAAATTTGTGATTGCTTATTTCTACTTAGAAAATTGCAAAATCAGGGGGTTTCCAAAAGTTTGCATTAATGCATAAAACAAAACCACATGAAAATTAAGATGAAAATTAAAACGATGTGTAATATAAAACATGCATTCACTTACGATCTAGAATTTTTGTCTCTGTATTCTTCAATAGAGAAGGTGAGGTAGGACGCCAAGAGGGCAACCAAGCCCACCGTGACAATCTGTACATAGAGAATTAACATGGAAGGTATAGTAAAACAACAGTAATGTCAATGTACCAAATCAACAACCACTTGTAACAACATATACTCTTTTAAAACCACAGCTATAAACGTCAGTTctaaaaaacactgttttatggACAGTCAGGTACTACATTATCAACAATTCCAAAGAAAAAGCCATCAATAAAAGATGTCTTTATTACTATGCAGGTTATCCATACTACCAAGAATACACCTAGTCTGAGAGCTACATGAAAAGTCAACGTTAAGTTTACAAACACTTGTTAGGCATATCTATGTGGCAGTCTTTGAATGTTAACAATTTCTACAATTGTTACTTTTTAGTGgatttctttctttcagtttgGATTTCTTTCCAGCCTAGGCAAAGAAACCCCTGTTCCATGcacttttacttacttacaattgtttgtacagatgaCTTTGGTATCTAAAGGTGCCTAAATTAAAATCACACCTGTAAATCACTAGGATTTAGGGTTCAAATCCTTAATGGTGCTGTCAGCAAGTctggcgtctacatacagacagtaGACTGTGGCTAGGAGGGAACGGGGTGGCTGAAGCCTTAAGATGGATTGACagtctgtctggggtgtgttactgcattctggccagtgattccggggaaaccagacccaaTTCCCAAGACCCAAGTAGTGCTAAAACATGAAAGTGAATAAAAGTTGTATAAATTGGCTCCTAGTGATTTACAATACACTCTCTTGAATCTGTACAAAGCTTTTTCGTTGTAATGCTTGTGTCTTGGACTAATGGGTAAATAAAACTAgccctatatttatttattagtattttaacatcatgttttacacactttggtgacattcatgacaggagaggtagttattggttacacaagattaatcagttcacaagttcaatgtcaaacacaatcacggacaattttgtagctCCAGTTCAGCTCACTTGCAGGTCTATGGACgttaggaggaaaccggagctcctggaggaaacccacgcagacacagggagaacatgcaaacccagcAAAATAGTTTCATATTTTTAGAAAACTCACAATAAACGTGTAAAATTCGTAATGAAAGTGTCCCAAAGTGTCATGACATGTCTCTATAAGTGTGCACAAACCTTTCACTTCAACTGTACAATGACGCATCAGTAAAATCAGTACATACAGCTATAATAATGAACTATAGAACACAAACTATAAAGTGTCGAGattaatataaaacaaacagcTACAGCAGTGCCCcacaataaatcaatcataagACTATAGTGATTTGAAAGTTCTAATACTGTTCACTTACTTTCCTTCGCTCTCGTCCTGCATTTCAGTGCCTAAAATAAAAACCGGACTCACATCGCCTTGATGAAGATATTTGGATCTTCAGATATTTAGAAGAGAAACTacagaaatgtttttattaattccCCGTGTTTATTATTGACTGCTGTTTCTGTAAGTGCTCTGAATCAGCTGATCCACACATGCACGGTTTAACACAGACAGATCACACAGACTAACAACAGTTCACATTGTCCACCAGAGCCACACACCCTATACACAGTGTAAACACTATAGGATAAGAACAATGTAACTATCACACTGTCAAACACACAGTGGGAAAGTGAAAGAGGAACTGTTTATTTCTCTCTGtaacagtggggtgtttaagcCGGTGGCACTTTTCCTTGTGTTTTGCAAAACGTTCATTTACATCAAAACACAGCAACAGCTAAACTTTTCCATCGTTCTCAAGTAATAAATGAACATTGCAATCTGaaaattcagtcataattgtcgCAGCTGGGCTGTTCGATTCCAGAAATATGAAAATGTTTAAGTCGACTTTTACGCAAATTCCAAGAGTCTATTATGAGTCGACTCATATGAATTGACTCTGAATTGGAGTCGACTCTTTGAAAGTTTGCGTAGTACTGCGCGtcacatgactgtgtttgatatcaaacttgaactgatgaatcttgagtaacgagtaactactgtttctgtcatgaatgtaaccaaagtgtaaaaacatgacgtttaaatacagataaataaataaaataaaataattatcgATGCAAACCTCGCCTCCTCACTCCAGCCCAGATGGTGGCGATAAGGGTCAACAGAGCACTAGTGCGCATGCGCTGTGACTAACGGGACACGTCAGGTCTGTATCTCCGTTAGCTCCCTGCAGCAGCGTTTTCAAAATCATTAAGAAAAATGGCGACTTCTGTTATTTCGGTCATTTCTAAATTTATAGAGGAGTACTGTAGTAGCACCTCCACTAAATTAAAGGTGGTGGACGCGTATCTGCTGTACATACTGCTGACCGGAGTGTTTCAGTTTCTGTACTGTTTGCTGGTCGGTACGTTTCCCTTCAACAGCTTTCTGTCAGGATTCATCTCCTGTGTGGGATCCTTCATTCTAGCAGGTCagattttaaagtgtttatCATTAATTACACTTAAAATATCCAGCAAGTTCTGCAAGATTATAACCCTTTAATAATCTCTAGCCATTATAGCTTTGTTTGCATGTTGGAAAGATGGACTAGCAATGAATTCCTAATTAGTCttgaaaatactgtaaaacttttacattttattacatttttatatgtattttattactaataattCAAATACTGATTCAAATTCATGATTGttataatacaaattaaataaataagcattcAAGCCTATAATACGACTCAAAAGTCCTTCAGGAGTATATTAAACTaagtaataatagcaataacaccaataataattattatacctacaataataataataatagtaatgttaaaaggtcctgggttcgatacccaggtgggccggtccgggtcctttctgtctggagtttgcatgttctccccttgtctgtgtgggtttcctccgggagctccggtttcctcccacatttcaaaaacatgcagtcaggtgaattggagattcaaaattgtccatgactgtgtttgatattaaacttgaactgatgaatcttgtgtaatgggtaactaccatttctgtcgtgaatgtaaccaaagtgtaaaacatgaggttaaactccaaataaataaaaataaataaataaaataatattaacacctataatgatgatgattaagattattataataatgataaaactaATAACAAACAAGCCTAACCAATGTCTTAATGTTTAACCAATGTTTTAAACTCTGTGTTGTGATAATTTGATATTTCATGAATGATTTAATATCTAGAGAATTAGAGTACACATAACATGTACATTGTTTTTTCTCATGTGTctaacttttctttttcttctcttttagtTTGCCTGCGAATCCAGATCAACCCTCAGAACAAATCTGAGTTCCTGTCCATCTCACCAGAAAGAGCATTTGCAGACTTTCTTTTCGCCCACACTGTGCTCCATCTCGTCGTCATCAACTTTGTCGGTTGAGGGGGTGCGTTTGTTTATGTGGATTATGTGGTAAGATTTGTTCTGAAGATTTAAGCACACAACTCCTTAGTATTGAACTACCTGTAGCAGGTTACCGCACTGCGTTTTGGGCCAGTAAAGCCAATTTGACTCTTTAACATAGTTATTCAGGTTGCAGCtaataaaaaaggcaaaaacGTTGCAGAAGCTTCTGTAACATTGCAAATTCTCTcttgtgggataataaaaggctatcttatcttatatgtGGTATGtagttaatatatttataaagcacattgaAAAGAGCTATTTAGATGTAAAGAAATTGTAAATGCATAAACATTTACAGTTGGACAGGTGCTAAGGTGGTGCAGAGGTACAATACCATCCACTGAAACACTGATCTCTGTGTGAACcctcctcgtgcaggtaaaaaggtgCGGTAGGCTAGTATACGTTACatagggggcatgtgttaggtaCGACCCTCTTCAGCAATAGAGGAGATGCAAGTGggtaatttatattaatatgactagattgagagaaaaagggaaatgcataaatagaattcATGTTTAGTGCATCTTTAGTTATAAcagatttgttgttgtttaacaTGGTTTGGTGTTTGATTATGTACAGTGGAAACGAATTCCTATGAATTTATTAACACTTTTTTAATCCAGTGTTAATACTGATGCTCTTTCATTCTAAAAACTGCGAG contains the following coding sequences:
- the LOC134333522 gene encoding dolichyl-diphosphooligosaccharide--protein glycosyltransferase subunit DAD1-like, which codes for MATSVISVISKFIEEYCSSTSTKLKVVDAYLLYILLTGVFQFLYCLLVGTFPFNSFLSGFISCVGSFILAVCLRIQINPQNKSEFLSISPERAFADFLFAHTVLHLVVINFVG